A DNA window from Opisthocomus hoazin isolate bOpiHoa1 chromosome 31, bOpiHoa1.hap1, whole genome shotgun sequence contains the following coding sequences:
- the LOC142365055 gene encoding olfactory receptor 14A16-like, whose amino-acid sequence MSNSSSITQFLLLAFTDTQELQLLTFWLFLGIYLAAILGNGLIITAIACDHHLHTPMYFFLLNLSLLDLGAISTTVPKAMASCLWDTMAISYMGCAVQLFFFLFLITAEYCLLTVMAYDRYLAICKPLHYGTLLGSRTCVHMAAAAWGSGFLYALMHTANTFSLPICQGNAVDQFFCEIPQILRLSCSDSYFREVGLLLLSACLGFGCFIFIVLSYVEIFRAVLRIPSEQGQHKAFSTCLPHLTIVSLFISTGIFANLKPPSTSSPSLDLVVSFLYSVVPPAVNPLIYSMRNQELKDALKKLILSFIPLQK is encoded by the coding sequence atgtccaacagcagctccatcacccagttcctcctcctggcattcacagacacacaggagctgcagctcttgaccttctggctcttcctgggcatctacctggctgccatcctgggcaatggcctcatcatcactgccatagcctgcgaccaccacctccacacccccatgtacttcttcctcctcaatctctccctccttgacctgggtgccatctccaccactgtccccaaagccatggccagtTGCCTCTGGGACACAATGGCCATCTCCTACATGGGATGTGCTGtacagttgtttttcttccttttcttgatcACAGCAGAGTATTGCCTCCTCACCGTCATGGCTTATGACCGCTaccttgccatctgcaaacctctgcactacgggaccctcctgggcagcagaacttgtgtccacatggcagcagctgcctggggcagtgggttcCTCTATGCTCTcatgcacactgccaatacattttcactccccATCTGccaaggcaatgctgtggaccagttcttctgtgaaatcccccagatcctcaggctctcctgctcagactcctacttcagggaagttgggcttctccTGCTTAGTGCCTGTTTaggttttggttgttttattttcattgtgctgtcctatgtggagatcttcagggccgtgctgaggatcccctctgagcagggtcagcacaaagccttttccacgtgcctccctcacctgaccaTTGTCTCTCtctttatcagcactggcatctTTGCcaacctgaagcccccctccactTCCTCCCCATCTCTGGATCTGGTGGTGTCATTTCTGTACTCGGTGGTACCTCCAGCTGtgaaccctctcatctacag